The Eublepharis macularius isolate TG4126 chromosome 8, MPM_Emac_v1.0, whole genome shotgun sequence genome contains a region encoding:
- the TEX43 gene encoding testis-expressed protein 43, which yields MSEPKPIVPQGPKPNMVPVGINTDLEGLVHCHLPRFSYRHGMIPKLYVMPWKQDMEYRKIKLKHADLVGLYSGASEDTLFLDKSERHCHGEDRKQLLQKIPQKMAIADIPIHSHLSRYHKSMVAYGFRLKL from the exons ATGAGTGAGCCAAAGCCTATAGTCCCCCAGGGACCCAAACCCAATATGGTTCCTGTGGGAAttaatactgaccttgaagg GCTTGTTCACTGCCACCTACCAAGATTTTCATACAGACATGGGATGATTCCAAAGCTCTATGTGATGCCCTGGAAACAAGACATGGAGTATCGAAAGATAAAGTTAAAG CATGCTGACCTTGTTGGGCTGTATTCTGGAGCTTCTGAAGACACTCTCTTTCTAGACAAGAGTGAGAGGCATTGCCATGGTGAGGACCGAAAGCAACTCCTACAGAAAATTCCACAGAAGATGGCAATTGCAGATATTCCCATCCATTCTCATCTCTCCAGATACCACAAGTCCATGGTGGCTTATGGATTCAGGCTCAAACTCTGA
- the PHAX gene encoding phosphorylated adapter RNA export protein, with protein sequence MALEARGMEQDVEDGEISGSDCEMPVTAAARSPQQKQHDSNNSARSFPSSISSCAPSVPYRIIKSVDSSDESFSDSDEESCLWRHKRQKCSNLPPPKTDPFLFGHNPQKPVALGGRKINNVWGEVLQEQNQDAVASELGILGMEGSIDRSRESEAYNYLLAKKLMKESDSKVVATTLDKELDDYMQDDRKTLPEEEENGQGLLKRKRPVRDRLSERQEMNYKGRYEITEDDSEEKVADEIAYRLCEPKKDLIARVVKIIGKKKAIELLMETAEVEQNGGLLIVNGTRRRTPGGVYLNLLKNTPSITGEQIKEIFYVENQKEYENKKAAKNRRIQVLGKKMKKAIKGLNLQEYDDASRETFASDTNEALASLDDLPEGHSEMKLDPEDAIDIDHTHDLDIF encoded by the exons ATGGCGCTGGAGGCCCGAGGGATGGAGCAGGACGTGGAGGACGGAGAGATTTCGGGCTCGGACTGCGAAATGCCGGTCACAGCCGCTGCCAGGAGTCCCCAGCAG aaaCAGCATGATAGCAACAATTCAGCCAGATCTTTTCCAAGCAGCATTTCATCCTGTGCCCCAAGTGTCCCTTATCGGATAATCAAAAGTGTAGACTCAAGTGATGAGAGCTTCTCAGattcagatgaagagagctgtctGTGGAGACATAAGCGCCAGAAATGTTCTAACCTCCCTCCCCCTAAAACAGATCCTTTTCTGTTTGGCCACAACCCCCAGAAGCCAGTGGCCTTGGGAGGTAGAAAGATCAACAATGTATGGGGAGAAGTGCTTCAGGAACAGAATCAAGATGCAGTGGCATCAGAACTTGGGATTCTGGGGATGGAGGGTAGCATTGACAGAAGCAGAGAGTCAGAGGCCTACAACTACTTGTTAGCAAAAAAATTGATGAAAGAATCAGATTCGAAAGTAGTTGCAACAACATTGGACAAAGAGTTGGATGATTACATGCAGGATGATAGAAAGACTTTAccagaagaggaggaaaatggaCAAGGTCTCTTAAAACGGAAACGACCTGTTAGAGATAGACTGAGTGAAAGACAAGAAATGAATTATAAAGGGCGGTATGAAATTACTGAAGATGATTCTGAGGAAAAAGTGGCAGATGAAATTGCCTACCG gcTTTGTGAACCAAAGAAGGATCTGATTGCAAGGGTAGTAAAAATCATTGGGAAAAAGAAAGCCATTGAATTATTGATGGAAACAGCTGAAGTGGAACAAAATGGAGGTCTTTTGATAGTG AATGGTACTAGAAGGAGGACACCAGGAGGAGTTTACTTAAATCTGCTGAAGAATACACCCAGCATAACTGGAGAACAAATCAAG GAAATCTTCTATGTTGAAAACCAAAAGGAGTATGAGAACAAAAAAGCTGCAAAAAACAGGAGAATTCAAGTcctgggaaagaaaatgaagaaaGCTATTAAAGGGCTCAACCTTCAAGAATATGATGATGCCTCTCGAGAGACGTTTGCTAGCGACACGAACGAGGCACTGGCTTCTCTGGATGATTTGCCAGAAGGACACAGCGAAATGAAGCTGGATCCAGAAGATGCTATTGACATAGATCACACTCATGACTTAGATATCTTTTAA